Proteins encoded within one genomic window of Candidatus Hepatoplasma crinochetorum Av:
- a CDS encoding reverse transcriptase-like protein — protein MEKYELDNLIVEILKLLIDKENNGVTTLIYSDKLKFNNFIKEFKNKAIDSNNDKSFDKLSNIKKLERIFEELDFESTIDLLKKIKKHIFSTKRLNNKNLENSAKKIINLIESFLNENKKKFTIIEDINKLIYQILEENDFKIKCKKLGLFYSFLDGRENREKLKSFFGKKIVNDVFIKLNNNGEIRHKGNKLISEEEFIDLFEKITTFSYFIELDNLLKNKKKDLNNNKIKQKIFYIDGAISSNKNNVGLIAIVDNKGKLLYRSENPDCEWSNEIEAFAFLEFIKYLLKNKILKAFFYDDNKTIISWIKTRKINSKTKAKDYMKKAFSLIDENNIKIEVEYIKGIDNLADKYTREI, from the coding sequence ATGGAAAAATATGAATTGGATAATTTAATAGTTGAAATATTAAAATTATTAATCGATAAGGAAAACAACGGAGTAACAACTTTAATATATTCAGATAAATTAAAGTTTAATAATTTTATTAAAGAATTTAAAAATAAAGCAATTGATTCAAATAATGATAAAAGTTTTGACAAATTATCAAATATCAAAAAGCTAGAAAGAATTTTTGAAGAATTAGATTTTGAAAGTACAATTGATCTTTTAAAAAAAATTAAAAAACATATTTTTTCAACAAAGAGATTAAACAATAAAAATCTTGAAAATAGTGCAAAAAAAATAATCAATTTAATAGAATCATTTTTAAATGAAAATAAGAAAAAATTTACAATAATAGAAGATATAAATAAATTAATTTATCAAATTTTAGAAGAAAATGATTTTAAAATAAAATGTAAAAAATTAGGTCTTTTTTATTCCTTTTTAGATGGAAGAGAAAATAGAGAAAAATTGAAATCTTTTTTTGGTAAAAAAATTGTTAATGATGTTTTTATTAAATTAAATAATAATGGGGAAATTAGACATAAAGGTAATAAATTAATTTCAGAAGAAGAATTTATAGATTTATTTGAAAAAATTACAACATTTTCTTATTTTATAGAATTAGATAATTTATTAAAAAATAAAAAGAAAGATTTAAATAATAATAAAATTAAACAAAAAATTTTTTATATCGATGGTGCTATTTCTTCTAATAAAAATAATGTCGGATTAATTGCTATAGTTGATAATAAAGGAAAATTATTATATAGAAGTGAAAATCCTGATTGTGAATGATCAAATGAAATAGAAGCATTTGCTTTTTTAGAATTTATTAAATATTTATTAAAAAACAAAATATTAAAAGCATTTTTTTATGATGATAATAAAACCATTATTTCCTGAATAAAAACAAGAAAAATAAATAGTAAAACAAAAGCAAAAGATTATATGAAAAAAGCCTTTTCTTTAATTGATGAAAATAACATAAAAATAGAAGTTGAATATATAAAAGGAATTGATAATCTAGCTGATAAATATACTAGAGAAATTTAA